From the Solanum lycopersicum chromosome 10, SLM_r2.1 genome, one window contains:
- the LOC138338849 gene encoding uncharacterized protein, whose product MIETDDDEREAKRITHVVQEDLERAVASLSVREKGEFVILTPAKAVALVPAKTLSKPKFVIETAVAQGMTISGRCYTTDELALGGQKKDHAKISISEAEAEEFWRRMQPKDYSIVKHLEKTPAQISVWALLMSSWSHRQALMKAQDDTYVPSGTSSDNVAAMIHRVIRGHRISFCDDELPAEGRAHNKAPHITVICREKVINRVLVDDGSGLNICPLSTLKQLRFDLGKLEQNQVNVRAFDGVQRDTLGAVNLTIQMGPTEFEAKFQVLDIDTSYNLLLGRPFIHAAGAVPSTLHQIIKLVWKNEELVIHGEKGLSGRQVPVSDETPQGSDFYTVELVNATDEGLAPQNPMLAVYKMIAMVTLQSGFEPGFGLGRNAQGIIEPVPVLATGSRYGLGYIPTDDDMKMKRKRDQGLTKPIPHLYQSFPVRERAEPEDDGEGICDLFQEINAIIEEETEPAGIRDAEPGEMLLNWTSTPILMSRTLCNVSYKPANVMSCHGLNEQNEENDETVNLGDSEYAKEVKISTHLSDTQKESLVRLLAEYHDVFVWEVSDMQGLSTDVVSHKLPINPGFKPVKQKTRKFKPELSLKIKEEITKKIESRLVEGHNIPPGWQMSFRLPRKMEKSGFSFVDCYAGYHQILMDEEDAEKTAFITPWGVYHYRVMPFGLKNAGATYIRAMTTIFHDMIHKEIEVYVDDVIIKSRESSDHLTHLRKFFERLRRYNLKLNPTKCAFGVPAGKLLGFIVSRRGIELDPSKIKAIQELPPPKTRKEVVSFLGRLNYISRFIAQSTVVCAPIFKLLKKDAPTKWTEECQTAFDAIKSYLSNPPVLVPPREGSPLLLICLFQIMPLDVYLVNTTRQGRRRGLSTT is encoded by the exons ATGATAGAAACTGACGATGATGAGCGTGAAGCAAAGAGAATTACTCATGTTGTTCAGGAAGACTTGGAGAGGGCTGTCGCTTCTTTGAGCGTCAGGGAGAAAGGAGAGTTTGTCATTCTAACACCTGCAAAggctgttgccttggtgcctGCAAAGACTCTCTCCAAGCCCAAGTTCGTTATAGAAACGGCCGTGGCTCAGGGCATGACTATATCTGGAAGATGTTACACTACTgatgagcttgctctcggaggacaAAAGAAAGATCATGCCAAGATATCGATCAGCGAAGCAGAAGCTGAGGAGTTCTGGAGGAGAATGCAACCCAAAGACTACTCCATCGTCAAGCACTTGGAGAAAACTCCAGCCCAAATTTCGGTGTGGGCCCTGCTGATGAGCTCCTGGTCCCACAGACAGGCTTTGATGAAAGCCCAGGATGACACATATGTTCCCTCGGGTACGAGCAGCGACAATGTAGCTGCTATGATTCACCGGGTCATTCGGGGACATCGTATCAGTTTCTGCGACGATGAACTGCCGGCCGAAGGGAGGGCCCACAACAAAGCTCCACACATCACCGTGATATGTCGCGAAAAGGTCATCAACCGTGTTCTGGTAGACGACGGATCTGGTTTGAACATATGCCCCCTGTCCACATTGAAGCAGCTGAGGTTTGACCTTGGAAAGTTGGAGCAAAACCAGGTCAATGTGAGAGCATTCGACGGTGTGCAGAGAGACACGTTGGGAGCTGTGAAcctgaccatccaaatgggcccCACAGAGTTCGAGGCAAAGTTCCAGGTGTTGGACATCGACACCAGCTATAACCTTCTGTTGGGAAGGCCATTCATCCACGCGGCTGGGGCCGTCCCCTCCACTCTCCACCAAATTATAAAACTGGTGTGGAAAAATGAAGAACTGGTGATTCATGGTGAAAAGGGTCTATCGGGAAGGCAAGTGCCGGTCTCGGACGAGACACCGCAAGGTTCGGACTTCTACACGGTGGAGTTGGTAAATGCCACCGATGAGGGCTTGGCCCCGCAGAATCCTATGCTAGCCGTGTACAAAATGATCGCCATGGTAACGCTGCAGAGCGGATTCGAACCAGGTTTCGGATTAGGAAGGAATGCGCAAGGGATCATCGAGCCAGTTCCGGTCCTTGCTACAGGATCAAggtatggtttggggtacatccccacagatgatgatatgaagatgaagaggaaaAGGGATCAAGGGTTGACTAAGCCGATCCCGCATCTCTATCAATCCTTTCCAGTCCGGGAGCGTGCCGAGCCTGAAGACGACGGGGAAGGGATCTGTGACCTTTTCCAGGAGATCAATGCTATCATCGAGGAGGAGACTGAGCCAGCTGGCATTCGTGACGCTGAACCAGGCGAGATGCTGTTGAATTGGACATCCACGCCAATCCTGATGTCCCGAACTCTGTG taacgtaagttacaaacctgccaatgtcatgtcatgtcatgggCTAAATGagcaaaatgaggaaaatgaCG AGACGGTGAATTTGGGCGATTCTGAATATGccaaagaggttaagatcagcacTCATTTGAGTGACACTCAGAAGGAGAGCCTGGTTCGCCTGCTTGCTGAATACCATGATGTGTTCGTTTGGGAAGTCAGTGACATGCAGGGGTTGAGTACTGATGTCGTGTCTCATAAGCTGCCTATCAATCCAGGGTTCAAACCGGTGAAGCAAAAGACTCGAAAGTTCAAGCCTGAATTGAGTCTGAAGATTAAAGAGGAAATCACCAAGAAGATAGAGTCCCGATTGGTAGAAGGACACAATATCCCACCTGGTTGGCAAATGTCGTTCCGGTtgccaagaaagatggaaaaatcaggattt tcatttgtggattgctacgcgggttatcaccagattctgatggatgaagaagacgcgGAGAAAACGGCCTTCATCACACCTTGGGGGGTATATCACTATAGGGTGATGCCATTTGGGCTCAAGAACGCCGGTGCTACTTACATAAGAGCCATGACGACCATCTTTCACGACATGattcacaaggaaattgaagtgtacgtggacgacgtcataatcaaatcccgcgagagttcggatcatttgacacacctgaggaaattctttgaacgtttgCGTCGGTACAACCTAAAGCTAAATCCCACCAAATGTGCTTTTGGAGTCCCAGCTGGGAAGTTGTTGgggtttatagtcagcagaagaggtattgagctcgacccttccaagatcaaagcaattcaagagttacctccgccgaaaacgagaaaagaggtggtgagtttcttagggaggttaaactatatcagcCGGTTTATAGCACAATCGACAGTGGTGTGTGCGCCTATTTTTAAGTTGCTGAAGAAAGACGCCCCAACTAAGTGGACTGAGGAGTGCCAGACCGCTTTCGACGctatcaagagctacttgtctaacccaccagtattggttcctccgcgagaagggagtcctttgttgctTATTTGTCTGTTTCAGATAATGCCTTTGGAtgtgtacttggtcaacacgacgagacagGGAAGAAGAAGAGGGCTATCTACTACATAA
- the LOC138338850 gene encoding uncharacterized protein, whose product MPTGKLAKWQMLLSEFDIVYVTQKAIKAQALADHLAENPVDEEYEPLKTYFHDEEVSFVGEDISESYPGWRLFFDGATNHQDKGVGAVLVSESGQHYPMAVKLRFNCTNNMAEYEACILGLKMAIDMNVYELLVIGDSDLLIHQVQGEWAAKNPKVVPYVQYVQNLCKRFRKIEFKHTPRRQNELAIALATIASMIKHPYTNYIDPLDIDLKEHRVHCSHVESEPDGLPWYFDIKRYLESGTYPEDATSNQKKLIRRMTLNFFLNGEVLYRRTPDLGLL is encoded by the coding sequence atgccgaccgggaagttagctaaatggcaaatgttgttgagtgagtttgacatcgtgtacgtgactcagaaggcaataaaggcacaagctttggctgatcatcttgcagaaaatccCGTTGACGAAGAGTATGAACCTCTCAAGacatattttcacgatgaagaagtgtcgtttgtgggtgaagatatctCTGAATCttatccaggttggagattattctttgatggagcgaCAAACCACCAGGATAAAGGTGTTGGAGCAGTCTTGGTAtcagaatctggtcagcactatcctatgGCAGTCAAATTGCGATTCaactgcacaaacaacatggctgagTACGAAGCTTGCATTCTCGGTTTGAAAATGGCCATTGACATGAACGTCTACGAGCtactggttattggagattcagacctCCTGATTCATCAGGTCCAAGGAGAATGGGCTGCGAAGAACCCAAAAGTTGTACCTTACGTACAGTACGTCCAAAATCTATGCAAAAGGTTCCGCAAGATTGAGTTCAAACATACTCCCAGAAGACAGAATGAACTAGCTATTGCTCTCGCAACCATCGCTTCAATGATCAAACATCCATATACTAATTACATCGACCCGCTGGATATAGACTTGAAGGAACATCGAGTCCATTGTTCGCACGTGGAATCAGAACCAGatggtttgccttggtattttgacATAAAGAGATACCTGGAGTCTGGGACATATCCAGAAGACGCCACATCTAATCAAAAGAAGTTGATACGTCGTATgactctcaatttctttctgaatggagaagtcttgtataggaggactccagatttgggtcttttATGA